In one Ralstonia pickettii genomic region, the following are encoded:
- a CDS encoding bifunctional enoyl-CoA hydratase/phosphate acetyltransferase produces the protein MGPDHPPALPALLPASDLNVVRNRTFDEIAIGDTAAILRTLTPEDVQLFAVLSGDVNPQHLDADFAASTRFHGVIAHGMLGGALISALLGTRLPGPGTIYLGQTLQFLGPVRVGDTLTIRVTVVSKEDASKRVTLACTCTNDSGTVAITGEAEVIAPTERIERPRTTLPDVRITTGSDGMHRLLDHVRPLGAVRMAIVHPCDALSLTAVMDAHAEGLIVPCLVAPYAKLMRVAADAGLDLSGIEIEDVPHSCAAATRAVELVTQGRAEALMKGSLHTDELMAAVVRDEAGLRTKRRISHCFLMQSPAYPRPFIVTDAAINIVPTLDQKADIVRNAIDLAHAIGVERPRVAILAAVETVNPRMPATLDAAALCKMADRGQIEGGVLDGPLAFDNAVSAAAARIKGLVSEVAGQADVLVVPDLESGNMLAKQLEYLGGAASAGIVLGARVPIVLTSRADSRESRIASCALATLLAHRYRNLPP, from the coding sequence ATGGGCCCCGATCATCCGCCCGCTCTACCCGCGTTGCTGCCGGCCAGCGATCTGAACGTGGTGCGCAATCGCACCTTTGACGAGATTGCGATTGGCGACACGGCAGCCATCCTGCGCACCCTGACACCGGAGGACGTCCAGCTCTTTGCCGTGTTGTCGGGAGACGTCAATCCGCAGCACCTGGACGCGGACTTTGCCGCATCGACGCGCTTTCATGGCGTGATTGCGCACGGCATGCTGGGCGGAGCGCTCATTTCCGCGTTGCTCGGGACTCGTTTGCCGGGGCCGGGAACGATCTACCTTGGGCAGACGCTGCAATTTCTCGGTCCGGTACGCGTTGGCGACACGTTAACCATCCGGGTGACGGTGGTCAGCAAGGAGGATGCGAGCAAGCGGGTCACGCTGGCATGCACGTGTACAAACGACAGCGGCACGGTGGCCATCACGGGCGAGGCCGAGGTCATCGCGCCCACCGAGCGGATCGAGCGTCCGCGCACCACACTGCCGGATGTGCGTATCACCACCGGCAGTGATGGTATGCACCGGCTGCTCGACCATGTACGACCTCTTGGTGCAGTCCGCATGGCCATCGTCCACCCGTGCGATGCGCTGAGCCTGACAGCCGTGATGGACGCGCACGCTGAAGGCCTGATCGTGCCTTGCCTCGTCGCGCCATACGCCAAGCTGATGCGGGTAGCCGCAGATGCCGGGCTTGACCTCAGTGGCATAGAGATTGAAGACGTGCCGCACAGCTGTGCTGCTGCCACCCGCGCCGTGGAGCTTGTGACGCAGGGCAGGGCAGAGGCGCTCATGAAGGGCAGCCTGCATACCGATGAATTGATGGCAGCGGTCGTCCGCGACGAAGCGGGGCTGCGTACCAAGCGCCGGATCAGCCATTGTTTCCTGATGCAGTCGCCCGCGTATCCGCGGCCGTTTATCGTGACGGACGCCGCCATCAACATCGTGCCGACCCTCGATCAGAAGGCGGACATCGTCCGCAACGCCATCGATCTGGCCCATGCGATTGGCGTGGAACGGCCTCGGGTGGCGATCCTTGCGGCGGTCGAGACCGTGAACCCGCGTATGCCGGCCACGCTCGATGCGGCCGCACTGTGCAAGATGGCGGACCGCGGCCAGATCGAGGGTGGTGTGCTGGACGGGCCACTGGCTTTCGATAACGCGGTATCCGCCGCTGCCGCGCGCATCAAGGGCCTCGTCTCGGAAGTGGCAGGGCAGGCCGATGTGCTGGTGGTGCCCGATCTGGAAAGCGGCAACATGCTCGCCAAACAGTTGGAATACCTGGGCGGGGCTGCAAGCGCAGGCATTGTGCTCGGCGCCCGCGTGCCCATTGTGTTGACCAGCCGTGCCGACTCGCGTGAATCGCGCATCGCGTCGTGCGCCCTTGCCACGTTGCTTGCCCACCGCTACCGCAACTTGCCGCCATGA
- a CDS encoding mercury resistance transcriptional regulator MerR codes for MENNLENLTIGVFAKAAGVNVETIRFYQRKGLLLEPDKPYGSIRRYGEADVTRVRFVKSAQRLGFSLDEIAELLRLEDGTHCEEASSLAEHKLKDVREKMADLARMEAVLSELVCACHARRGNVSCPLIASLQGGASLAGSAMP; via the coding sequence ATGGAAAACAATTTGGAGAACCTGACCATTGGCGTTTTCGCCAAGGCGGCCGGGGTCAATGTGGAGACCATCCGTTTCTATCAGCGCAAGGGCTTGTTGCTGGAGCCTGACAAGCCCTATGGCAGCATCCGCCGCTATGGCGAGGCGGATGTAACGCGGGTGCGCTTCGTGAAATCAGCCCAGCGGCTGGGCTTCAGCCTGGATGAGATCGCCGAGCTGCTGCGGCTGGAGGATGGCACCCATTGCGAGGAAGCCAGCAGTCTGGCCGAGCACAAGCTCAAGGACGTGCGCGAGAAAATGGCTGACCTGGCGCGCATGGAGGCCGTGCTGTCTGAGTTGGTGTGCGCCTGCCATGCGCGAAGGGGGAACGTTTCCTGCCCGCTGATCGCGTCACTACAGGGTGGAGCAAGCTTGGCAGGTTCGGCTATGCCTTAG
- the merT gene encoding mercuric ion transporter MerT, which translates to MSEPKTGRGALFTGGLAAILASACCLGPLVLIALGFSGAWIGNLAVLDPYRPIFIGVALVALFFAWRRIYRQAAACKPGEVCAIPQVRATYKLIFWIVAALVLVALGFPYVMPFFY; encoded by the coding sequence ATGTCTGAACCAAAAACCGGGCGCGGCGCGCTCTTCACTGGAGGGCTTGCCGCCATCCTCGCCTCGGCTTGCTGCCTCGGGCCGTTGGTTCTGATCGCCTTGGGGTTCAGCGGCGCTTGGATCGGCAACTTGGCGGTGTTGGATCCCTATCGCCCCATCTTTATCGGCGTGGCGCTGGTGGCGTTGTTCTTCGCCTGGCGGCGCATCTACCGGCAGGCAGCGGCCTGCAAACCGGGTGAGGTCTGCGCGATTCCCCAAGTGCGAGCTACTTACAAGCTCATTTTCTGGATCGTGGCCGCGCTGGTTCTGGTCGCGCTCGGATTTCCCTACGTCATGCCATTTTTCTACTGA
- the merP gene encoding mercury resistance system periplasmic binding protein MerP — protein MKKLFASLALAAVVAPVWAATQTVTLSVPGMTCSACPITVKKAISKVEGVSKVDVTFETRQAVVTFDDAKTSVQKLTKATADAGYPSSVKQ, from the coding sequence ATGAAGAAACTGTTTGCCTCCCTCGCCCTCGCCGCCGTTGTTGCCCCCGTCTGGGCCGCCACCCAGACCGTCACGCTGTCCGTACCGGGCATGACCTGCTCCGCCTGCCCGATCACTGTCAAGAAGGCGATTTCCAAGGTCGAAGGCGTCAGCAAAGTTGACGTGACTTTCGAGACACGCCAAGCGGTCGTCACCTTCGACGATGCCAAGACCAGCGTGCAGAAGCTGACCAAGGCAACCGCAGACGCGGGCTATCCGTCCAGCGTCAAGCAGTGA
- the merA gene encoding mercury(II) reductase — MTHLKITGMTCDSCAAHVKEALEKVPGVQSALVSYPKGTAQLAIVPGTSPDALTAAVAGLGYKATLADAPLADNRVGLLDKVRGWMAAAEKHSGNEPPVQVAVIGSGGAAMAAALKAVEQGAQVTLIERGTIGGTCVNVGCVPSKIMIRAAHIAHLRRESPFDGGIAATVPTIDRSKLLAQQQARVDELRHAKYEGILGGNPAITVVHGEARFKDDQSLTVRLNEGGERVVMFDRCLVATGASPAVPPIPGLKESPYWTSTEALASDTIPERLAVIGSSVVALELAQAFARLGSKVTVLARNTLFFREDPAIGEAVTAAFRAEGIEVLEHTQASQVAHMDGEFVLTTTHGELRADKLLVATGRTPNTRSLALDAAGVTVNAQGAIVIDQGMRTSNPNIYAAGDCTDQPQFVYVAAAAGTRAAINMTGGDAALDLTAMPAVVFTDPQVATVGYSEAEAHHDGIETDSRTLTLDNVPRALANFDTRGFIKLVIEEGSHRLIGVQAVAPEAGELIQTAALAIRNRMTVQELADQLFPYLTMVEGLKLAAQTFNKDVKQLSCCAG, encoded by the coding sequence ATGACCCATCTAAAAATCACCGGCATGACTTGCGACTCGTGCGCGGCGCACGTCAAGGAAGCGCTGGAAAAAGTGCCAGGCGTGCAGTCGGCGCTGGTGTCCTATCCGAAGGGCACAGCGCAACTCGCCATCGTGCCGGGCACATCGCCGGACGCGCTGACTGCCGCCGTGGCCGGACTGGGCTACAAGGCAACGCTAGCCGATGCGCCACTGGCGGACAACCGCGTCGGACTGCTCGACAAGGTGCGGGGATGGATGGCCGCCGCCGAAAAGCACAGTGGCAACGAGCCCCCGGTGCAGGTAGCGGTCATTGGCAGCGGTGGAGCCGCGATGGCGGCGGCGCTGAAGGCCGTCGAGCAAGGCGCGCAGGTCACGCTGATCGAGCGCGGCACCATCGGCGGCACCTGCGTCAATGTCGGCTGTGTGCCGTCCAAGATCATGATCCGCGCCGCCCACATCGCCCATCTGCGCCGGGAAAGCCCGTTCGATGGCGGTATTGCGGCAACTGTGCCTACGATTGACCGCAGTAAGCTGCTGGCCCAGCAGCAGGCCCGCGTCGACGAACTGCGGCACGCCAAGTACGAAGGCATCCTGGGCGGTAATCCGGCCATCACCGTTGTGCACGGTGAGGCGCGCTTCAAGGACGACCAGAGCCTTACCGTCCGTTTGAACGAGGGTGGCGAGCGCGTCGTGATGTTCGACCGCTGCCTGGTCGCCACGGGTGCCAGCCCGGCGGTCCCGCCGATTCCGGGCTTGAAAGAGTCACCCTACTGGACTTCCACCGAGGCCCTGGCGAGCGACACCATTCCCGAACGCCTTGCCGTAATCGGCTCGTCGGTGGTGGCGCTGGAGCTGGCGCAAGCCTTTGCCCGGCTGGGCAGCAAGGTCACGGTCCTGGCGCGCAATACCTTGTTCTTCCGTGAAGACCCGGCCATCGGCGAGGCGGTGACAGCCGCTTTCCGTGCCGAGGGCATCGAGGTGCTGGAGCACACGCAAGCCAGCCAGGTCGCCCATATGGACGGTGAATTCGTGCTGACCACCACGCACGGTGAATTGCGCGCCGACAAACTGCTGGTTGCCACCGGTCGGACACCGAACACGCGCAGCCTCGCGCTGGACGCAGCGGGGGTCACTGTCAATGCGCAAGGTGCCATCGTCATCGACCAAGGCATGCGCACGAGCAACCCGAACATCTACGCGGCCGGCGACTGCACCGACCAGCCGCAGTTCGTCTATGTGGCGGCAGCGGCCGGCACCCGTGCCGCGATCAACATGACCGGCGGCGATGCGGCGCTCGACCTGACCGCAATGCCGGCCGTGGTGTTCACCGATCCGCAAGTGGCGACCGTGGGCTACAGCGAGGCGGAAGCCCACCACGACGGGATCGAGACCGACAGCCGCACCTTGACCTTGGACAACGTGCCGCGTGCGCTCGCCAACTTCGACACACGCGGCTTCATCAAGTTGGTTATCGAGGAAGGCAGCCATCGGCTGATCGGCGTACAGGCGGTCGCGCCGGAAGCGGGTGAACTGATCCAGACGGCGGCTCTGGCCATTCGCAACCGCATGACGGTGCAGGAACTGGCCGACCAGTTGTTCCCCTACCTGACGATGGTCGAGGGGTTGAAGCTCGCGGCGCAGACCTTCAACAAGGATGTGAAGCAGCTTTCCTGCTGCGCCGGGTGA
- the merD gene encoding mercury resistance co-regulator MerD, producing MNAYTVSRLALDAGVSVHIVRDYLLRGLLRPVACTPGGYGLFDDAALQRLCFVRAAFEAGIGLDALARLCRALDAADGDEAAAQLALLRQFVERRREALADLEVQLATLPTEPAQHAESLP from the coding sequence ATGAACGCCTACACGGTGTCCCGGCTGGCTCTTGATGCCGGGGTGAGCGTGCATATCGTGCGCGACTACCTGCTGCGCGGATTGCTGCGCCCGGTGGCGTGCACACCAGGCGGCTACGGCTTGTTCGATGACGCCGCCTTGCAACGGCTGTGCTTCGTGCGGGCGGCCTTCGAGGCGGGCATCGGCCTCGACGCGCTGGCGCGGCTGTGCCGGGCGCTGGATGCGGCGGACGGCGACGAAGCGGCCGCGCAGCTTGCCCTGCTGCGTCAGTTCGTCGAGCGTCGGCGCGAAGCGTTGGCCGATCTGGAAGTGCAGTTGGCCACCCTGCCGACCGAGCCGGCACAGCACGCGGAGAGTCTGCCATGA
- the merE gene encoding broad-spectrum mercury transporter MerE gives MNNPERLPSETHKPITGYLWGGLAVLTCPCHLPILAVVLAGTTAGAFLGEHWVIAALGLTGLFLLSLSRALRAFRERE, from the coding sequence ATGAACAACCCCGAGCGCTTGCCGTCCGAGACGCACAAACCGATCACCGGCTACCTGTGGGGCGGACTGGCTGTGCTGACTTGCCCCTGCCACCTGCCCATCCTCGCTGTCGTGCTGGCCGGCACAACCGCCGGTGCTTTCCTCGGCGAGCATTGGGTCATCGCGGCGCTCGGTTTGACCGGCCTGTTCCTTCTGTCCCTGTCGCGGGCGTTGCGGGCATTCAGGGAAAGAGAATGA
- a CDS encoding DUF3330 domain-containing protein produces MSAFRPDGWTTPELAQAVERGQLELHYQPVVDLRSGGIVGAEALLRWRHPTLGLLPPGQFLPVVESSGLMPEIGAWVLGEACRQMRDWRMLAWRPFRLAVNVSASQVGPDFDGWVKGVLADAELPAEYLEIELTESVAFGDPAIFPALDALRQIGVRFAADDFGTGYSCLQHLKCCPISTLKIDQSFVAGLANDRRDQTIVHTVIQLAHGLGMDVVAEGVETSASLDLLRQADCDTGQGFLFAKPMPAAAFAVFVSQWRGATMNASDSTTTSCCVCCKEIPLDAAFTPEGAEYVEHFCGLECYQRFEAQAHRLRPRQQLRPEPRTAARTDPGG; encoded by the coding sequence ATGAGCGCTTTCCGGCCGGATGGATGGACGACGCCGGAACTGGCCCAAGCGGTCGAGCGCGGGCAGCTTGAACTGCACTACCAGCCCGTCGTCGATCTGCGCAGTGGTGGGATTGTCGGCGCGGAAGCCCTGTTGCGCTGGCGTCATCCGACGCTTGGACTATTGCCACCGGGCCAGTTCCTGCCCGTGGTCGAATCGTCCGGCCTGATGCCTGAAATCGGCGCTTGGGTGCTGGGCGAAGCCTGCCGCCAGATGCGTGACTGGCGAATGCTGGCATGGCGACCGTTCCGGCTGGCCGTCAATGTTTCGGCGAGCCAAGTGGGACCGGACTTCGACGGGTGGGTAAAGGGCGTGCTGGCTGATGCCGAGTTGCCCGCCGAGTATCTCGAAATCGAGCTGACCGAATCGGTCGCGTTTGGTGATCCGGCGATCTTCCCCGCCCTGGACGCCTTGCGGCAGATCGGTGTGCGCTTCGCCGCCGATGACTTCGGGACGGGGTATTCCTGTCTGCAACATCTGAAGTGCTGCCCAATCAGCACGCTCAAGATCGACCAATCGTTTGTCGCCGGGCTCGCCAACGACCGCCGCGACCAAACCATCGTGCACACCGTGATTCAGCTTGCGCACGGGCTGGGCATGGATGTGGTGGCTGAAGGCGTGGAAACATCGGCGAGTCTTGATCTATTGCGACAAGCGGACTGCGACACAGGACAAGGCTTCCTGTTCGCGAAGCCAATGCCGGCGGCGGCATTCGCCGTCTTCGTCAGTCAATGGAGGGGTGCCACCATGAATGCAAGTGACTCGACCACCACCAGTTGCTGCGTGTGCTGCAAGGAAATCCCGCTCGATGCCGCCTTCACCCCGGAAGGCGCGGAATACGTCGAGCACTTCTGCGGGTTGGAGTGTTATCAACGCTTCGAAGCGCAAGCGCATCGGTTACGTCCGCGTCAGCAGCTTCGACCAGAACCCAGAACGGCAGCTCGAACAGATCCAGGTGGATAA
- a CDS encoding recombinase family protein — translation MNASKRKRIGYVRVSSFDQNPERQLEQIQVDKVFTDKASGKDTRRPELERLLAFVREGDTVVVHSMDRLARNLDDLRRLVQGLTQRGVRIEFLKEHLTFTGEDSPMANLMLSVMGAFAEFERALIRERQREGIALAKQRGAYRGRKKSLSSERIAELRQRVEAGEQKTKLAREFGISRETLYQYLRTDQ, via the coding sequence ATCAACGCTTCGAAGCGCAAGCGCATCGGTTACGTCCGCGTCAGCAGCTTCGACCAGAACCCAGAACGGCAGCTCGAACAGATCCAGGTGGATAAAGTGTTCACCGACAAGGCGTCGGGCAAGGACACACGGCGGCCCGAACTGGAACGGCTGCTCGCCTTCGTGCGCGAAGGCGACACGGTCGTGGTGCACAGCATGGATCGTCTGGCGCGCAACCTCGACGACCTGCGCCGCCTGGTGCAGGGCCTCACCCAGCGCGGCGTACGCATCGAGTTCCTTAAGGAGCATTTGACCTTCACCGGCGAGGACTCGCCGATGGCGAACCTGATGCTGTCGGTAATGGGCGCGTTCGCCGAGTTCGAACGCGCCTTGATCCGCGAGCGGCAGCGCGAGGGCATCGCGCTCGCCAAGCAGCGCGGGGCCTACCGTGGCAGGAAGAAATCCCTGTCGTCTGAGCGTATTGCCGAACTGCGCCAACGTGTCGAGGCTGGCGAGCAAAAGACCAAGCTGGCTCGTGAATTCGGAATCAGTCGCGAAACCCTGTATCAATACTTGAGAACGGATCAGTAA